Below is a window of candidate division WOR-3 bacterium DNA.
ACGGGCCGACTGGAGAAGAAGTCGCGCGGCGCCGTACTCGGGACATTCAGGGAACTGGCGCAGGACGGGCTGGGCATCATCATGGCCACTCACGACCCGGAACTGGCGTCAGAGGCAGACAAGAAGATTGAGATTTCCGACGGTCGGATTGTGAATCAGGAAACCTACCACCAAGACACCAAGACACCAAAGGAATAGTCGTGGAAAACGGGGACCGTACCGGATTGCGGTCGCGATCTCGCGGCCGGGGACAATCCCCGCTTTCCACTGGAACAGGAGAACAGATGAAGAAGTACATCGCTCTGGGATTGACCATGCTTGTCGCCGCCGCGGCCGTTGTCGGCTGTGGCGGGGGCAAGGCGGGAACCGCAAAGTCCAAGGCCTTCGGCAAAGCCATCCCGGTGGATATGACCGTGACCTCGGCCAAGGCCATCCTCGACAGCCCGCATGCGTGGGAAGGCAAGGACGTGCTCGTGGCCGGCAAGATAACGAGCGAGTGTCCCTCCGGCTGCTGGTTCTGGGTCAAGGACGAGACCGGCGAGATATACGTGGACATTCACCCGACCAACCTCTCCATCCCGCAGCGCGTCGGAAAGACGGTGCGCGCGATGGGCAAGGTCATACTTGAATCGGGCCAGCCTTCTGTGGTAGGATACGGGCTCGAACTGAAGTAGAAAGGAACTCATGAAACTGATGCTTGCGATTGCAGTGGCAGTGACGATGGCAGCCGGGCCGGCACTTGCCCAGTGCGGCGGATGCTCGGGCGCGGCGGGTTGCGGCGCCAGCCAGAAGGTAAGTCTGAAGCTCGCGGCCGTGAACGGTGACACTTTCGACGTCGGCAGACTGGTCGGCAAGCATCCCCTGGTGCTGCTCGTTGCCGGCACGGGCAATGCTTCGAAGGCAGCGGCGGCGGTCGTCCAGAAGGCGTTCGCGAAGCCCGGCCAGACGACGAAGTACTTCGGCGTCATCAACACCGGGATGAAGTCGGCGAAGACCGCGGCCCGGGGTTGGAAGCTCGACTACACCGTGCTGTCCGACCCGGACAAGAAGGCGACGGCCTGGCTGAATGTCGACACGATCCCGTCGGTCGTGTTCGTCAACATGGCGGGCAAGGTCATCAGGACCGAGACCAGGGTCACCGAAGCGAACGTGGCTGATGGAGTGATGGCATTGGCACAGAGCGCAGAGAAGCTGGTTGACCCGGTCTGCGGCATGACCGTGACCGAAGAGACCGCGGCCGCAACCCACGACTATCAGGGCAAGACCTACTACTTCTGCAACAAGGCCTGCAAAGAGAGCTTCGCCAAAGACCCGCAGAAGTACCTGGCTCAGTAGCAGCTCCGGAGCGGAACCGATTCCGCCGAGGAAAAGGGGCGTGTCCGAGCCGCGCGCATCCCGTTTCGATGCCGAGAAGTAGACGCCGCGAAGGGTGCGGATGAGGGTTCGGCGGGTTTGCTTGACTGACAGGGCGAGGGGGGTAGGCTTGAAGCTGCGTTGGGAGCTCTGAGCCGCAGTCTTGCCTCTGTGCGGCCTGGGTACGACAACGCATGGGCGCTTGGGCCCATGGAAGCAGCAGTCTCCGTGAGCGCGGAGGCGCTGTGAGTCTGGTAGCCGGCGCGGGGACCATGGGCTGGTTCCTTCCGGGCGCCGGGTGCGCAGCGAGGCAGTCTGCGACGGCAGGGTGACGGCAGGAGGCGCGACCGCCACCTCTGGAGAGCATCCGCGCCTCGGGTTCACTTTCTGTGGGCGGGAAGTGAGCTCTGGTAGAAGACACCGCACGGTCCGCTAGGCGAGAGGCCGCGTGACCGGCATGCGCGGCAGTGAGGAGCGTCCGGTATGGAAAATGGTGTTCAAGAGCTGGCAGC
It encodes the following:
- a CDS encoding YHS domain-containing protein, yielding MALAQSAEKLVDPVCGMTVTEETAAATHDYQGKTYYFCNKACKESFAKDPQKYLAQ